A portion of the Lolium rigidum isolate FL_2022 chromosome 1, APGP_CSIRO_Lrig_0.1, whole genome shotgun sequence genome contains these proteins:
- the LOC124706043 gene encoding uncharacterized protein LOC124706043: MPPPAPSVARQVEEIAADPDRAVAYARLLHLQRACADDPSAAADLAAASPSALLPLLLRDAADHDEEVAASALKCLGFALYHPVLVSTISGQLAQSVLATLVQLIMTTKMKAICNLAVWCISVQQLEALVVEDKTSPVLNAIVYALDNPFGSLSTTFEAVQATMKLASQNPKGMRDLSSMWVPPIYRRLLSAEKPERDMAERCLIKVSSIILPPQSSLSKEVASDLEQKLLSSMINMLNEPSKKIQAVKTWGWFVSLLGASAVSTRPLLNKILKVPEQLFTDPDPQVQITTMVTWRNLVDAFFAPQALENVDQETVMSPLEARARASVQMKKIRLIMMPLCGVLSRSHNISLSSSCLSTWHYLLYKLGDLINHLSILEAAFGPVLKIIFSSGLHSKNKPLWSFCINLFHAFVSVRVRHLSSPGENVCVPLNQNLLSQTCTHLKALLGVHQIKWLPWDVTCLDFQLGILSLIVNPELLQNMGVEMAVTIMDSTTQIFRLLLQGVRLQCNSKLADDNVAICITKVCKFVKKVFLDLEGKQKSNRSAVLVQFGLQFVKCTIEELDNSMLDSGKCELCLDIEQIKEMRYAECSTKLSYPRIRPLAYMEMVSPAVYLTALSLSVVTQFTGELSHGDAHQLASIICSSDLPENFHAAVAFLYMQIMRPVDSQLRIKWLLLWNKVSKRLNEQMISYLKLSCGASGHDVFCQFFCYPFFASSKGYLPMTQDLEAELAIEVYGSLCTNSSYCLEASYMVFLGHLFEYFIHTIDENMSSFQANIEYCLEKKFEDITILSFLGKVVIGALENAQILNYAYQDVEVANEESDGCRRPNLFLSCLKLVNRFMRLSSFGIKANPAAKHQVTNMFFSSLSTFVGHLTLAKDIVLLFEIIGDQLTEWLTLSSTLYNEMQQGETIINQLEKLLLSTVRCLTTSQLIYDYFFLQKQHPLLQVAVNHPHKPISAAATLIRRASGPGNAGLLHEGCRSFSRTDELLEDLNCASDTDKTFALEELSISRMLAPPMSSGRGVVTSNSTDHAKRNGESLRVSAGVGRKRLKITKYSGKAKGLGKVTGDSFSPQWVESKVCRKPELILEMLKRKR, from the exons atgccgccgccggcgccgtcaGTGGCGCGGCAGGTGGAGGAGATAGCGGCGGATCCCGACCGCGCTGTCGCGTACGCGCGCCTCCTCCACCTGCAGCGCGCGTGCGCCGacgacccctccgccgccgccgacctggCCGCGGCTTCCCCTTCTGCCCTGCTCCCGCTCCTCCTGCGCGACGCCGCCGACCATGACGAGGAAGTCGCCGCTTCCGCCCTCAAGTGCCTCGGCTTCGCGCTCTACCACCCCGTCCTCGTCTCCACCATCTCAG GACAGCTGGCTCAGTCTGTATTGGCTACTTTGGTTCAGCTGATCATGACTACCAAGATGAAG GCTATTTGTAATCTTGCAGTCTGGTGCATTTCTGTTCAACAGTTAGAGGCTTTGGTTGTAGAGGATAAAACATCTCCCGTGCTGAATGCTATTGTTTATGCCCTTGACAATCCATTTGGTTCTTTGTCTACAACATTTGAGGCAGTTCAG GCTACCATGAAACTTGCTAGTCAAAATCCAAAAGGGATGAGGGACCTCTCAAGCATGTGGGTTCCCCCGATATACCGAAGACTCTTAAGTGCTGAGAAGCCGGAAAGGGATATGGCTGAAAGATGCCTCATTAAAGTGTCATCAATTATTTTACCTCCTCAATCTTCTCTTTCTAAG GAAGTAGCATCGGACCTTGAGCAAAAGCTACTCTCTTCTATGATTAATATGCTCAATGAACCTTCGAAAAAAATTCAAGCAGTGAAAACATGGGGATGGTTCGTATCCTTACTTGGCGCAAGTGCAGTGAGCACTAGACCTCTACTTAATAAAATACTTAAAGTTCCTGAGCAGTTATTTACTGATCCTGATCCACAAGTTCAGATAACCACAATG GTTACCTGGAGAAATTTGGTGGATGCATTTTTTGCGCCACAGGCTTTAGAAAATGTGGATCAAGAGACAGTGATGTCTCCTTTGGAAGCCAGAGCACGTGCTAGTGTCCAGATGAAAAAGATAAGGCTAATTATGATGCCTTTATGTGGAGTTCTGTCGAGAAGTCATAATATTTCTTTAAGTTCCTCCTGCTTGAGCACATGGCATTACCTTCTATATAAACTTGGTGATTTGATTAACCATTTATCTATTCTGGAGGCTGCTTTTGGGCCAGTACTCAAGATAATCTTCTCCAGTGGACTTCATAGTAAGAACAAGCCACTGTGGTCATTTTGCATCAATCTTTTTCACGCTTTTGTTTCAGTAAGAGTTAGGCATTTGAGCTCACCCGGAGAGAATGTGTGTGTTCCACTGAATCAGAACCTGCTATCCCAAACTTGTACACATCTCAAGGCCTTGTTGGGTGTTCATCAAATCAAATGGTTGCCATGGGACGTTACCTGCCTTGATTTTCAGTTGGGGATCCTTAGCTTAATTGTGAATCCAGAACTACTTCAGAATATGGGTGTTGAAATGGCAGTAACTATTATGGACTCCACAACACAAATTTTCAGGTTGCTTCTACAGGGAGTTCGACTTCAGTGTAACTCAAAGTTAGCTGATGACAATGTTGCGATATGCATTACTAAGGTATGCAAATTTGTAAAGAAAGTGTTTCTGGATCTGGAAGGAAAGCAAAAGAGTAACAGGTCAGCAGTGTTAGTGCAATTTGGTCTTCAGTTTGTCAAGTGTACTATAGAGGAACTGGATAATTCTATGTTGGATTCTGGAAAGTGCGAGTTATGCTTAGACATAGAACAAATAAAGGAGATGCGATATGCAGAATGCAGTACAAAGTTATCTTATCCAAGAATCAGGCCACTTGCTTACATGGAGATGGTTTCTCCAGCAGTTTACTTGACTGCACTGTCTCTGTCAGTCGTAACTCAGTTTACCGGAGAGTTGTCACATGGAGATGCCCATCAATTGGCTTCAATTATCTGTTCATCTGATCTCCCAGAGAACTTCCATGCTGCTGTTGCTTTTCTGTATATGCAAATCATGCGTCCAGTAGATAGTCAGCTAAGAATAAAATGGTTGTTGTTGTGGAACAAAGTGTCAAAGCGGTTGAATGAGCAAATGATCTCTTACTTGAAACTTAGCTGTGGTGCAAGTGGCCATGATGTTTTCTGTCAGTTCTTCTGTTATCCATTTTTCGCTAGTTCCAAGGGTTACCTTCCCATGACACAAGACTTGGAGGCGGAGCTGGCTATTGAGGTTTATGGATCCCTTTGTACGAACTCCAGTTATTGTTTAGAGGCTTCTTACATGGTTTTCCTTGGTCACCTTTTTGAATATTTTATCCACACAATTGATGAAAATATGTCCTCATTCCAAGCCAATATTGAGTATTGCTTAGAGAAGAAGTTTGAAGACATTACTATCCTTTCTTTTCTTGGTAAAGTAGTTATTGGAGCACTAGAGAATGCCCAAATTTTGAACTATGCTTACCAAGACGTGGAAGTAGCAAATGAGGAGTCTGATGGATGCAGACGACCTAACCTTTTCTTGAGTTGCTTGAAGCTTGTTAACAG GTTTATGAGACTGTCAAGTTTTGGTATCAAAGCAAATCCAGCTGCAAAACACCAAGTCACAAACAT GTTTTTTTCATCTTTATCTACTTTCGTTGGGCATCTTACATTGGCAAAAGATATTGTTCTACTCTTTGAG ATTATTGGAGATCAACTTACTGAATGGCTCACTTTATCTAGCACATTGTACAATGAAATGCAACAAGGAGAAACCATTATTAATCAGCTTGAGAAACTCTTGCTCAGCACTGTCAGGTGCTTGACGACAAGCCAGCTCATCTATGACTACTTCTTTCTTCAGAAGCAGCATCCGCTTCTCCAAGTGGCGGTTAACCACCCACACAAGCCTATTTCAGCTGCAGCCACGTTGATTCGGAGAGCATCAGGACCTGGCAATGCAGGCTTGCTGCATGAAGGATGCCGCTCATTTTCCAGGACAGATGAGTTGTTGGAGGATCTTAACTGTGCCAGCGACACTGACAAGACCTTCGCGCTCGAGGAACTAAGCATTTCAAGGATGTTAGCACCGCCAATGTCGTCGGGTCGAGGCGTCGTCACGTCAAACTCAACCGACCACGCCAAGAGGAATGGTGAATCACTCAGGGTCTCTGCAGGTGTAGGGAGGAAGAGGCTGAAGATCACGAAGTATTCAGGCAAGGCCAAGGGACTTGGCAAAGTTACTGGCGATTCCTTCTCGCCGCAGTGGGTGGAAAGTAAGGTGTGCAGGAAACCAGAACTGATACTTGAGATGCTGAAGAGGAAGAGATAA